The DNA window GTCCCGTGTCACACAGCGCATCATCCACCGTTCCCAGGCCAGCCGCGTCGCCTATCTGGCGCGCATCGAGGCGGCCCGTTCCCAAACCGTCCACCGCGCGCAGCTGGCCTGCGGCAACCTGGCCCACGGCTTCGCCGCCTGTCAGCCTGATGACAAGACGGCGCTGAAAAACATGGTGCGCAGCGATATCGCCATCATTACCGCCTACAACGACATGCTGTCGGCCCACCAGCCGTACGAACACTACCCGCAGCGGCTGAAACAGGCGCTGAAGGCGGTGGGCGCCGTGGGCCAGGTGGCCGGCGGCGTGCCGGCGATGTGCGACGGCGTGACGCAGGGGCAGGACGGCATGGAGCTGTCGCTGATGAGCCGCGACGTGATCGCCATGTCGGCCGCCGTCGGCCTGTCGCACAATATGTTTGACGGCGCGCTGTTCCTCGGCATTTGCGACAAGATCGTGCCGGGGCTGGTGATGGCCGCCCTCTCCTTCGGCCACCTGCCCGCGCTGTTCGTGCCGGCCGGCCCGATGAGCAGCGGTTTGCCCAACAAGGAAAAGGTGCGCGTGCGCCAGCTGTACGCCGAGGGCAAGGCCGATCGTCTGGCGCTGCTGGAAGCTGAGGCCGCCTCCTATCACGGCATCGGCACCTGCACCTTCTACGGCACCGCCAACACCAACCAGATGGTGATGGAAGTGATGGGCCTGCATCTGCCAGGCGCCTCTTTCGTACATCCGGACACGCCGCTGCGCGACGCGCTGAACGACGCCGCTGCGCGCCAGGTGACGCGACTGACCGACACCGCCGGCAACTACCTGCCGATCGGCCGCCTGGTGGACGAGAAAGTGGTGGTAAACGGCATCGTCTCGCTGCTGGCCACCGGCGGTTCCACCAACCTCACCATGCATCTGGTGGCGATGGCGCGGGCGGCGGGCATCATCATCACCTGGGACGATTTCTCGGAGCTGTCGGAGGCGGTGCCGCTGCTGTGTCGCATCTACCCGAACGGCCCGGCCGACATCAACCAGTTCCAGGCCGCCGGCGGCGTGCCGTTGGTGGTGCGTGAGCTGTTGCAACACGGGCTACTGCACGAAGACGTGCACACCGTGGCCGGTTTCGGCCTGCACCGCTACACCCAGGAACCGTGGCTGGATAATGGCCAGCTGGTGTGGCGCGCAGGCGTAGCCGGCTCGCTCGACGCCAGCGTGATCGCCAGCGTCGCTCAGCCGTTCGAACATCACGGCGGCACCAAAGTGATGGCCGGCAATCTGGGCCGTGCGGTGATGAAAACCTCGGCAGTGCCCACCGACAACCAGATCATCGAAGCGCCGGCGGTGGTGTTCGACAGCCAGCACGACATCGTGCCGGCGTTCGAAGCCGGCAAACTGGATCGCGATTGCGTGGTGGTGGTGCGCTTCCAGGGGCCACAGGCCAACGGCATGCCTGAGCTGCACAAGCTGATGCCGCCGCTGGGCGTGCTGATGGATCGCGGCTTCAAAGTGGCGCTGGTGACCGATGGCCGCCTGTCCGGCGCCTCCGGCAAGGTGCCTTCCGCCATCCACGTCACCCCGGAAGCCTATACCGGCGGCCTGCTGGCGAAAGTGCGCGACGGCGATCCGATCCGCGTCAACGGCCGCAGCGGCGAGCTCCAGGTGCTGGTCGACGCCGACGAACTGGCCCAGCGCACGCCATGCCAACCCGATCTGAGCGCCGAACACATCGGTTGCGGCCGCGAGCTGTTCGGCGCGCTGCGCAGCCAGCTGTCCGGCGCCGAACAGGGCGCCTGCTGCATCACATTTTAATCGATAGCCTGGCCGCATCGCCGCCTGGCGGCGGCCACAGAGGAGAACGTCATCATGAACAAGTGGAAAACAAGCGCCGAGCAGATCCTGACGGCGGGGCCGGTGGTGCCGGTCATCGTGATCAACAAGCTGGAACATGCGGTGCCGCTGGCGAAAGCGCTGGTCGCCGGCGGCGTGCGAGTGCTGGAAGTAACGCTGCGCACCGCCTGCGCCATGGACGCCATTCGCGCCATCGCCCAAGCAGTGCCGGAAGCGATCATCGGCGCCGGTACGGTGATCAATCCGCAGCAGCTGCGTGAAGTGACCGAGGCCGGTGCGCAGTTCGCCATCAGCCCAGGCCTGACCGACGAGTTGCTTAAGGCTGCCACCGCCGGGTCTATTCCGCTTATTCCGGGCATCAGCACCGTTTCCGAGCTGATGCAGGGCATGGATTACGGCCTGCGCGAGTTTAAATTCTTCCCGGCTGAAGCCAACGGTGGCGTAAAAGCGCTGCAGGCGATCGGCGGCCCGTTCCCACAGGTGCGCTTCTGCCCGACCGGCGGCATCTCGCCGGACAATTACCGCAGCTATCTGGCGCTGAAAAGCGTGCTGTGCATCGGCGGCTCCTGGCTGGTGCCGGCGGACGCGCTGGAAAGCGGCGACTACGCCCGCATCACCGAACTGGCGCGCGCCGCCGTCGCGGGCGCTCAGGCCTGATTTACATCGCAGCGGTGGCGGCCGGCAGCGCCGCCCCGCTGCGCTGGCTGAACCGCTGCTTCTTGCGATAAGCGAACACGTCTTCCACATGCCCCTCGCGGATGCGCTGCTGCAACCCGCGCCAATACTCCGCCGTAAACAGATCGCTGTGCAGCTCTTCAAACACCTGCCGAATGCGCCGATCGCCGCACAGGAAGTGGCGAAACTCCTCCGGGAACACGTCGTTGGGCGCGATGCTGTACCACGGCTCGCTGGCCAGCTCGTCCTCCGGATAGCGCGGCGGCGGAATGTCGCGGAAGTTAACCTCGGTCATGTAGCAAATTTCGTCGTAGTCGTAGAACACCACCCGCCCGTGGCGCGTCACGCCAAAGTTCTTGAACAGCATGTCGCCGGGGAAGATATTGGCGGCGGCCAACTGCTTGATGGCATTGCCGTACTCTTCGATCGCATCGCGCATCTGCTGGTCGTTGGCCTGCTCCAGATACAGGTTCAGCGGCGTCATGCGCCGTTCCATATACAGATGCTTGATTACGATGCGGTCGCCGAGATCCTCCAGCTTGCCCGACACTTCGCGCCGCAGTTCCGCCAACAGCTCTGGGCTGAGGCGCGCCTTGTCGACGACAAAATTCTCGTACTCCTGGGTATCTGCCATGCGCCCGACGCGATCGTGCTCTTTCACCAGCTGATAGCAGGCCATCACCTGCGCCTGCGTCACCTCTTTTTGCGGGGCGAATTCGTCTTTGATCACTTTGAATACCCGATCGAAAGACGGCAGGGTGAATACCAGCATCACCATGCCCTTCACTCCCGGCGCAATGATGAATTGCTCCTGCGACTGCGCCATAAAGGTCAGGTATTCGCGATAGCATTCGGTTTTGCCGTGCTTCTGGCAGCCAATCGCCATGTACAGCTCGGCGGTGGTCTTGCCCGGCAGGATCTCGCGCAGCCACTCCACCATCGCCGCCGGCAGCGGCGCGTAGACCATGAAATAAGAACGGGCGAAGCCGAAAACGATGCTGGCCTCGGCCTTACCGGTCAGGCAGGCGTCGATAAACAGCGCGCCCGACTCGCTATGATGGATCGGCAGCAAGAACGGATAAACGCCGTCGGCCAGGCGCAGCTTGCCGACCAGCCAGGCGGCCTTGTTGCGATAGAACAGTTCGTTGGCGATCTGGAAGGTTGCCCCCGCCAGCTGCTGTGCGCTGAAGGCACGTTGCAGCGCCTGAGTGATGTCGCGAATATCGCGCGTCAAATCCTCCCACGGCAGCCGCAGCGGCAGATCGCTCAGCACGCTGCGCAGCATCGCCGGCAGATCGCCATGGGGAGTGAAATCGCGCGCCAGCGGACGCGGAATGTCGCGAAAACGCCGCTCCGGCTGCGAACTGAAGACGAACAGTTTGTCCGGCGTCAGATCGCGGTGCTTAAACAGCCGGCAGTAGACCGAGTTAAAGAAGCTTTCGGCAATCTCGAAACGCGGATAGTCCGGCAACAGGTCGATATAGACAGCTTTGACCCGGCTGGGGAAGTCGGCGTCGAAGTATTTCTGCCCGGTGATGCATTTGAGCTGCTCCACCACCAGGCCGACGTGATGGTCGTACAGATGGATGCGCTTTTTCATCGCCTGCTGCACCGCTGGCCAGTCCGCCTGCTCGAAGCGCTGCTGAGCGCCGGCGGTCACCTCCAGAAAGCGGCCGTACTGCGCGTCGAAGCCCTGCAGGATCGTCTGTGCGATCAACAACTCCAGTTTTGCCGCCATCCTTACCCCCGCCAGAAAAAGAAGCCTGCGCATGCAGGCTCCGGGTGAAACGTCTTCAAGCTTGCCGCATCAGAACTGCTGTTCTTCCGTCGAACCGGTCAGCGCGGTGACCGAAGAGGCGCCGCCCTGAATGATGGTGGTGACCTTGTCGAAGTAGCCGGTGCCCACCTCTTGCTGGTGCGACGCGAAGGTATAACCGCGATCCACCGCGGCGAACTCCGCCTGCTGCACCTTCTCGACGTAGTGTTTCATACCCTCGCCCTGCGCATAGGCGTGCGCCAGGTCGAACATGTTGAACCACATGCTGTGGATGCCCGCCAGCGTGATGAACTGATATTTGTAGCCCATGTCCGACAGCGCCTGCTGGAAGCGAGCGATGGTCTGGTCGTCGAGGTTCTTCTTCCAGTTGAACGACGGCGAGCAGTTGTAGGCCAGCAGCTTGCCCGGGTATTTGGCGTGGATGGCGTCGGCGAAGCGTTGGGCGGCGTCCAGATCCGGCGTTGAGGTTTCGCACCACACCATATCGGCGTAAGGGGCGTAAGCCAGGCCGCGACTGATCGCCTGCTCGACGCCGGCATGGGTACGGAAGAAGCCTTCCGCCGTGCGCTCGCCGGTGACGAAGGCGCTGTCATACGGATCGCAGTCGGAGGTCAGCAGGTCGGCCGCATCGGCGTCGGTGCGGGCGATCACCAGCGTCGGCACGCCGAGCACGTCGGCCGCCAGGCGCGCGGCGACCAGTTTCTGGATCGCTTCTTGCGTCGGCACCAGCACTTTGCCCCCCATATGACCGCATTTCTTCACCGCCGCCAGCTGGTCTTCAAAGTGCACCCCGGCGGCGCCGGCGGTGATCATCGCTTTCATCAGCTCGAAGGCGTTCAGCACGCCGCCGAAGCCGGCTTCCGCATCGGCGACGATCGGCAGGAAATAATCGGTGTAGCCTTTGCTGCCCGGCTCAATCTGGTTAGCCCATTGGATCTGATCGGCGCGGCGGAAGGTATTGTTGATGCGCTCGACGACCTTCGGCACCGAGTCCACCGGATACAGCGACTGGTCAGGGTACATGGCCGCCGCGCTGTTGGCGTCCGCCGCCACCTGCCAACCGGACAGGTAGATAGCCTCGACGCCGGCTTTGGCCTGCTGCAGCGCCTGGCCGCCGGTCAGCGCGCCCAGGCAGTTCACGTAGCCTTTGCGCGCCTTGCCGTTCAACAATGCCCACAGTTTGGCGGCGCCGTTTTGCGCCAGGGTGCATTCCGGGTTGACCGAACCGCGCAGGTTGATCACGTCTTCGGCGCTGTAAGGGCGGGTGATGCCTTCCCAACGGGCCGATTTCCATTCCTGTTCCAGCTGCTGGATCTGTTGAGAGCGAGAGGTAGACATAATTTTTATCCTTTCAGTCATGTAGGGTTGATTGGGAAAATTCAGGCCAGCAGCTCATAGCCGGGCAGCGTCAGGAAATCGATTAATTCATCTTGCGTGGTGATGCGCTCCATCAGGCGCGCCGCCTCTTCAAACCGGCCGGCGTTAAAGCGCGCTTCCCCTACTTCTTCACGCACCACCAACATCTCTTCTTGCAGCATCTGGCGGAACAGCGCCTTGGTGACCGGGCGCCCATCGCTCAGGCTCTTCTCGTGGTGGATCCACTGCCAGATAGACGTACGGGAGATCTCCGCCGTCGCCGCATCTTCCATCAAACCGTAAATCGGCACGCAGCCGTTGCCGGAGATCCAGGCTTCGATGTACTGCACCGCCACGCGGATATTGGCGCGCATCCCCGCTTCGGTGCGTTCGCCGTCGCACGGTTCCAACAACTGTGCGGCGCTGATTGGCGCGTCTTGCTCACGCAGCACCTCCAGCTGGTTTTGGCGATCGCCCAATGCTTTGCCGAATACCTCCATCACCGTGTCCGCCAGCCCCGGGTGCGCCACCCAGGTGCCATCGTGACCGTTGCTGGCCTCCAGCTCTTTGTCCGCCCGTACCTTGTTCAACACCCAGTCATTTTTCTCGGCGTCTTTGCTCGGAATAAACGCCGCCATACCGCCCATGGCAAACGCGCCGCGCTTATGACAGGTTTTGATCAGCAGGCGCGAATAGGCGCTGAGGAAAGGCTTCTCCATGGTCACCGACTGACGATCCGGCAGCACGCGATCGCCGTGATTCTTCAGCGTTTTGATGTAGCTGAAGATGTAATCCCAGCGGCCGCAGTTCAGGCCGACGATGTGGTCGCGCAGGTGGTAGAGGATTTCGTCCATCTGGAACACCGCCGGCAGGGTTTCGATCAGCACGGTCGCTTTGATGGTGCCGCGCGGCAGATCGAAACGATCCTCGGTAAAGCTGAAGACATCGCTCCACCAGGCCGCCTCTTCCCAAGACTGGGTTTTCGGCAGGTAGAAATATGGGCCGCTGCCCTTGGCCAGCAGCTGACGATAGTTGTGATAGAAGTACAGCGCGAAATCGAACAGGCCGCCGGGAATGGCTTCATCACGCCACAGCACGTGTTTTTCCGGCAAATGCAGGCCGCGCACGCGGGCGATTAACACCGCCGGGTTCGGCTTCAGCTGGTAGATTTTGCCGGCTTCATTGGTGTAGGAAATGGTGCCGTTAACCGCATCGTGCAGGTTGATTTGGCCATCGATGACTTTGTCCCAACTTGGTGCCAGCGAGTCTTCGAAATCCGCCATGAACACTTTTACGTTGGCGTTCAGCGCATTGATCACCATCTTGCGCTCGACCGGCCCGGTGATCTCCACGCGACGATCGCGCAGGTCTTGCGGAATACCACGGATTTGCCAGTCGCCTTCACGAATGGAATCGGTTTCCGAAATAAACCCTGGCAGTTCGCCGCGATCGATATTTTGCTGCCAGCGGACACGCGCCGCCAGCAGCTCGTTGCGCCGCGGCGTGAATTTCCCCACCAGTTCCGCCAAGAATTCAACCGCTCCATCCGTCAACACCTGGCGCTCCGCTGCGGCGAAACCCTGCGTAAACCTTAACTCCGTGCCTGCTATCTGTTGCGTCATGACCTTGCTCCTTCCCATCGTTGCGCCCGAGCGACCGGCGCATTTTCATCAGAAATCACTGTGGATCAGGGCGGATGAAACGATCCTCAACTGGTCAGATCTCATCCCGATAGAGTTAAGAATACTCAACAAAAAATAAAAATCAAAAACCATTTCCATTTTATTATTAAATATTTTATTAACACTTTGTTATCAATTGGTTAGGATAAATAACACAATCATCAGGTAAGGAAACTGCTTCCAGTAACTTAATGAAGACGCACTAACGCCTTGTTGGACAATAGATTTTTTGGAGAAGTGACGGATAAAAAGAAGGGCGTGCAGAGGGTCAACAGTGCGGCGGCCTCGATTCAGCCGCCGGCAAGCAGAAAAGATCAGTCGAGCGTCGGATTCATATGGCGCAGATCGTACGGCGTGATCTGGTAGACGTAATAGTTGAGCCAGTTGGAAAACAGCAGATGCCCGTGGCTGCGCCAGGTGGCTTTC is part of the Serratia marcescens genome and encodes:
- the edd gene encoding phosphogluconate dehydratase, whose amino-acid sequence is MINPTLSRVTQRIIHRSQASRVAYLARIEAARSQTVHRAQLACGNLAHGFAACQPDDKTALKNMVRSDIAIITAYNDMLSAHQPYEHYPQRLKQALKAVGAVGQVAGGVPAMCDGVTQGQDGMELSLMSRDVIAMSAAVGLSHNMFDGALFLGICDKIVPGLVMAALSFGHLPALFVPAGPMSSGLPNKEKVRVRQLYAEGKADRLALLEAEAASYHGIGTCTFYGTANTNQMVMEVMGLHLPGASFVHPDTPLRDALNDAAARQVTRLTDTAGNYLPIGRLVDEKVVVNGIVSLLATGGSTNLTMHLVAMARAAGIIITWDDFSELSEAVPLLCRIYPNGPADINQFQAAGGVPLVVRELLQHGLLHEDVHTVAGFGLHRYTQEPWLDNGQLVWRAGVAGSLDASVIASVAQPFEHHGGTKVMAGNLGRAVMKTSAVPTDNQIIEAPAVVFDSQHDIVPAFEAGKLDRDCVVVVRFQGPQANGMPELHKLMPPLGVLMDRGFKVALVTDGRLSGASGKVPSAIHVTPEAYTGGLLAKVRDGDPIRVNGRSGELQVLVDADELAQRTPCQPDLSAEHIGCGRELFGALRSQLSGAEQGACCITF
- a CDS encoding bifunctional 4-hydroxy-2-oxoglutarate aldolase/2-dehydro-3-deoxy-phosphogluconate aldolase; translated protein: MNKWKTSAEQILTAGPVVPVIVINKLEHAVPLAKALVAGGVRVLEVTLRTACAMDAIRAIAQAVPEAIIGAGTVINPQQLREVTEAGAQFAISPGLTDELLKAATAGSIPLIPGISTVSELMQGMDYGLREFKFFPAEANGGVKALQAIGGPFPQVRFCPTGGISPDNYRSYLALKSVLCIGGSWLVPADALESGDYARITELARAAVAGAQA
- the aceK gene encoding bifunctional isocitrate dehydrogenase kinase/phosphatase; its protein translation is MAAKLELLIAQTILQGFDAQYGRFLEVTAGAQQRFEQADWPAVQQAMKKRIHLYDHHVGLVVEQLKCITGQKYFDADFPSRVKAVYIDLLPDYPRFEIAESFFNSVYCRLFKHRDLTPDKLFVFSSQPERRFRDIPRPLARDFTPHGDLPAMLRSVLSDLPLRLPWEDLTRDIRDITQALQRAFSAQQLAGATFQIANELFYRNKAAWLVGKLRLADGVYPFLLPIHHSESGALFIDACLTGKAEASIVFGFARSYFMVYAPLPAAMVEWLREILPGKTTAELYMAIGCQKHGKTECYREYLTFMAQSQEQFIIAPGVKGMVMLVFTLPSFDRVFKVIKDEFAPQKEVTQAQVMACYQLVKEHDRVGRMADTQEYENFVVDKARLSPELLAELRREVSGKLEDLGDRIVIKHLYMERRMTPLNLYLEQANDQQMRDAIEEYGNAIKQLAAANIFPGDMLFKNFGVTRHGRVVFYDYDEICYMTEVNFRDIPPPRYPEDELASEPWYSIAPNDVFPEEFRHFLCGDRRIRQVFEELHSDLFTAEYWRGLQQRIREGHVEDVFAYRKKQRFSQRSGAALPAATAAM
- the aceA gene encoding isocitrate lyase — its product is MSTSRSQQIQQLEQEWKSARWEGITRPYSAEDVINLRGSVNPECTLAQNGAAKLWALLNGKARKGYVNCLGALTGGQALQQAKAGVEAIYLSGWQVAADANSAAAMYPDQSLYPVDSVPKVVERINNTFRRADQIQWANQIEPGSKGYTDYFLPIVADAEAGFGGVLNAFELMKAMITAGAAGVHFEDQLAAVKKCGHMGGKVLVPTQEAIQKLVAARLAADVLGVPTLVIARTDADAADLLTSDCDPYDSAFVTGERTAEGFFRTHAGVEQAISRGLAYAPYADMVWCETSTPDLDAAQRFADAIHAKYPGKLLAYNCSPSFNWKKNLDDQTIARFQQALSDMGYKYQFITLAGIHSMWFNMFDLAHAYAQGEGMKHYVEKVQQAEFAAVDRGYTFASHQQEVGTGYFDKVTTIIQGGASSVTALTGSTEEQQF
- the aceB gene encoding malate synthase A; protein product: MTQQIAGTELRFTQGFAAAERQVLTDGAVEFLAELVGKFTPRRNELLAARVRWQQNIDRGELPGFISETDSIREGDWQIRGIPQDLRDRRVEITGPVERKMVINALNANVKVFMADFEDSLAPSWDKVIDGQINLHDAVNGTISYTNEAGKIYQLKPNPAVLIARVRGLHLPEKHVLWRDEAIPGGLFDFALYFYHNYRQLLAKGSGPYFYLPKTQSWEEAAWWSDVFSFTEDRFDLPRGTIKATVLIETLPAVFQMDEILYHLRDHIVGLNCGRWDYIFSYIKTLKNHGDRVLPDRQSVTMEKPFLSAYSRLLIKTCHKRGAFAMGGMAAFIPSKDAEKNDWVLNKVRADKELEASNGHDGTWVAHPGLADTVMEVFGKALGDRQNQLEVLREQDAPISAAQLLEPCDGERTEAGMRANIRVAVQYIEAWISGNGCVPIYGLMEDAATAEISRTSIWQWIHHEKSLSDGRPVTKALFRQMLQEEMLVVREEVGEARFNAGRFEEAARLMERITTQDELIDFLTLPGYELLA